TAAGACTTGTCCGCCAACAAGATCTGTCATGGCGGGACCACTACCTTTATATGGAACATGCAATAAATCTAATCCCAGTTGATAGCGGAACATTTCCATTGCGAGACGCTGGGGTGCACCTGCACCCGAAGAGGCAAAAGTAAGTTTGCCTGGGTTAGCTTTAGCATAGGCAATGAATTCTTTCATGTTCTTAACGGGAACCGAGGGATTCACAACAAAAACAAGAGGTACGACACCCACAATCGCAACGGGTGTGAAATCCTTCTCTAAGTTGTACTTGATTTTGTCTTTATCTAAATTACTGTTAATGGAGTGCGAGGTAAGGGCGCCCATTAATAAGGTATATCCATCGGGTGCAGACTTAGCCACCATATCGGCGCCAATATTGCCGCTATCTCCAGCGCGATTGTCAGGTACCACTTGTTGCCCAATCGTTTTGGAAAGCTCTTGTGCCATGATTCGACCGATGACGTCTGTGGCGCCCCCTGGAGGATAGGGTATGACCAGTCGTATTGGCTTATCCGGATAATTTTTAACAGCCGCATCATTTTGGGCTACTGCGGGCAGGGTAAAGATGGAAGCGCATAAGGCTACGCCGAACCAGCGAATTAGTTGTTGTCTCATATGTTTTTAGTAATAGTTGAACTGCAGATCTTATTATCTCCAAAAACGAGGTCAATACGACAGATTCATGAATTTACCTGTTCTGCCATCTCTAATTACAATCAAAACATGAGCCTTGAACCCTATCAAATAGACATCATTGGTTATTGCGCTGCATTTTTAACCACCATTGCGTTCTTGCCTCAGGCCATTTGGTCATGGAGAACCCGTGATCTATCTGGAATATCGCTAGGGATGTATTCTTTATTTACGGTGGGGGTGGGTTTATGGCTGGTGTATGGTTTGATTATTGAGAAGTGGCCATTGATTCTGGCTAATGCTATGACGTTTGCATTGGCCTTGAGTATCTTGATGCTGAAATTGCGTCATACTGCTACAAAACAGAAGAAACAAGAATAATTTTTAGAAAGGTTTTTATGAGTTCAGCATTTGTAATTGATCCGCCAGTACAGATTTCTTTGCCTGTAACGGGTGACTCTCGTCGCTTTGCGGTAAACCGAATTTATTGCGTAGGCCGAAACTATGCGGATCATGCAAGAGAAATGGGTCATGATCCAGATCGCGAGCCACCATTCTTTTTTATGAAGCCCGCCAACTCTATCGTGACTGATGGTAAAGATATGGCCTACCCAAATTTATCAAACGATGTTCATCACGAGATCGAGATGGTAGTGGCAATTGGTAAGGGCGGCTCTAACATTGCTGCTGATAAAGCCCTGGACCATGTATATGGCTACGGCGTAGGTCTTGATATGACAAGACGAGATCTACAGGGTGAAGCAAAGAAAATGGGGCGTCCTTGGGATACTGGTAAAGCATTTGATCAGTCTGCCCCTTGTGGTGAGATTACTCCAGTGACTCAATGTGGCCATCCAAGTAAGGGCGCAGTAAAGTTATTGGTGAACGGTGAAGTACGTCAGTCCGGCGATTTAAATCAATTAATTTGGAATGTGCCCGACACTATTGCTTACCTTTCAACTTTATTCACGCTTGAACCTGGTGATCTGATTTTTTCAGGAACCCCAGCAGGAGTTGGTCCAGTGAAGAAGGGCGATGTTTTGGAAGGTAGCGTTGAGGGATTAAAAAACCTCAAAACCAAAATTGTGTAATTCATTTAGAAACATATGAAAACATTTCGCGTACTTGCTACAGCTGCTGTAGTCGCTATATTGACTGGATTATTAGCTTCTTGCGCTAATAATTCACCATCAAGTGCAACTGCAGCTGCTCCAGCCACAGCATCTCTTTATGCCAATGCTGCACCTCTCGATTTGCGTTTGAGCACTTGGCCATATCCATATCCAACTAAAGAATTTAAGACTAGCCTGCAGGGTGTGCCAGCAAGCATGGTGTATATGGATGTTGCGGCCAAAGGCAAGCAGAAGGGTGTGGTGTTGTTGTTTCATGGAAAGAACTTTTCAAGTGATTACTGGGCGCCAACGATTGCTGGTTTGACACAAGCAGGTTATCGCGTCATTGCGCCTGATCAAATTGGGTTTGGTAAATCCTCGAAGCCCAATGTGCCATATCACTTTGATGATTTGGCAACCAATACCAAAGCCCTGTTGAAGTCTTTGGGTGTCAATCAAGTTTCTGTGATTGCAAACTCCATGGGTGGTATGGTTGGCATTCGATTTGCACGCTTGTATCCACAAACAGTACAAAAGCTTGTGCTTGAGAATCCACTCGGTCTAGAAGATTACAGCAAAGATATACCGCCACAGCAGAACGACAATTTATTGAAACTCGAAATGGCGCAAACTGAGACAAGCTATCGCCGTTTCTTGCAAAGCTATTTCCCTAACTGGCAGCCTGCCTACGAAAAGTTTGTAGAGGTGTATGTTCGTGTACAGAAGGGCTCTGACTATCCTGCTTATGCGATGACCTCGGTATTAACCTACCAAATGATTGCTGAGAGGCCAGTGGTCAATGATTTGCCAGAACTCAAAATGCCAGTATTGCTAGTGATTGGTCAAAAAGACCGCACGGTATTTGGCAGACGCTTTGCTCCACCAGAGGCCGTGAAGTCATTGGGTAACTTCCCAGAGCTAGGTAAAAAAGCACAGGCAGCCATTCCAAATGCGAAGCTGGTACCAATTGATAATGTGGGCCACGTTCCGCACGTTGAAGTGCCCGATTTATTCGTAACTACGGTTGTGCAGTTCTTAAATCAAACCAAGAACTAAAGCCAAAGATTACTTGCCAGCCCACTTCGGTGGGCGGCCTTCTAAGAAAGCAGTAACACCTTCTTTAAAGTCCTGGCTGTTATAGGTCTCACGCATAAGGTCAGTACATTCTGGGAGGTTACTTTGCAGTAAGCGCGATAGAGTTAGCTTGCTCGCCTTTTGTGTGATGGGCGCTAGGGCGGCCAATTTATTGGCAAGGCCATCAGCTGCCTGAGTAATTTCTTCTGCTTCCACTGTTTGATAGAGATAGCCGGATGCGAGTAACTCTGGTGCTTTTATTAACTCACTGGTGAGTAACATTTTCTTGACCATAGGCACGCCTAAGTGCGCGCTAATCCATGCGAGATTACTGGGGGATAAACAGTTTCCTAAAGTGCGCGCTACCGGAATGCCAAAGCGTGCCTCTTGGGTAGAGATTCGAAAATCACAAGCAGTAGCAATTAACAATCCGCTACCTACTGCTAAACCTTCAATGAGTGCAATGGTTGGCATTGGTAGTTGCTGTAATGAACTGAAGATGTTATCTACAGCTACTTCGTAAGCTTCATCTTTTTTCAAATCGACAAATTGCTGAATGTCGCTACCAGAAACAAATGCCTTATCACCAGCGCCCCTAAAAATAGCCACCCGAATCGATGGGTTTGATGCCAAGGAGTCACAGATAGTTTTGAGTTCTTCATACATAGGCCAAGTCATGGCATTACGTGCAGCTGGATTATTAAAAGTAATCCGAGCGATAGACCCATCTAACTGTAGATTAAGGCAGGGAGGTGTGGTGCTAGTGTCGAGGCTATTATTCATGAGGTCATTCTAAACAATGACTCTTTTAAAAGACCATATTTAGGGTCTTGTTTTAGTGATTTACCCGATCTCAAACTGTCCTGCGCTAGAATTCCCTTATGTATATGTTCCTGCCATTTCTGACAGCGTTGATCGGCCTTATTCTGGTTTGGTTTGAGAAGCGTCTCGCGGGGCTCACTTTCCTTGCGGTGACAGTCGCCATTCTGATGGTGTGGTTTCGCTTTCATGCGAGCAGTCATCTCAATATCAGCCTATAAGTCGGCATGAGCAAACATTCCTTTCCTTCATTGGCAGCGCTTGGCAATCAACTGGCTTTATTAGCTATCGTTGGAACACTCTCCTATGCCTTTTTTGATCAGCTGTATTTTGGTGAGTTGCCATGCCCTCTGTGTTTAATGCAGCGTATCGGATTTGTCATTATTGGATTTGCCTTGGTTCTTAATATTCGTTGCGGTGCGCACTCGGCACACTATGGTTGGGGCATCATCGGCGGCTTAGTGGGAATGACCGTTTCTCTGCGCCAAGTTCTGCTTCATATCCTTCCTGGCGATAAAGGCTTCGGTAAAACTTTTTTAGAGTTGCATTTTTATACCTGGGCTTTTGTTGCTTACCTAGGTTTGTTGGCCGGAATTGCTATTCTATTAATGTTGCCTAATCGAGATGTGCGTTCGCGCTCTTGGTTTGCCAACGCCTTAATCATCGCTTTTATTCTGCTTGTATTGGGCAATCTGGTTTCAACGCTACTCGAGTGTGGCATTGGAGCATGCGCGGATGATCCAAGCAAGTATGAAGGTTGGCTCTGGTTACGTTCTCGATTCAATTTTTAATTCAGTTCGCCTAGGTTCATCCTAGGTTTGCAAGGATGCAATTTTCTACAGTGGCTAAAGTAGCGAAACGCCCATTTTTCAAATACTTATTGATTTGCCTCGCCCTATTGTTTGGCGGCAATACATCATGGGCGCAATCTTCTAAAAATGCGGCTTGGCCAAAACAAGCTATTCGAATTGTGGTCAGCTTTACTCCTGGCGGTGCGCCTGACATCTTGGCGCGGGTGTTGGCAGAGAGCATGCAACAAAATCTCGGTGTCCCCGTCTTGGTTGAGAATCGCCCCGGCTATGGCGGCAACATTGGCGCAGAAATCGTCGCCAAGAGTGATCCTGATGGTTACACATTATTAATTGGTACGGTGGGCATTCATGCGATTAATGGCACGCTGTATGAAAAGATGTCATTTGATCCTGTTAAGGATTTCACGCCCATTAGTTTTCTAGCAAGCACACCCAATGTATTGGTGGTCAATAAAAAACTAGGTGTTAATAATTTGCATGAGCTGATCGAGTTGGCAAAAGCAAAGCCCAATCAACTCACATTTGGATCATCAGGCGTTGGAACCTCATTGCATATGTCAGGTGAGCTCTTTAAGGAAATGGCAGGCATTCAAATTCGTCACATTCCTTACAAGGGGCGCGCTCAATCTTTGCCTGATTTGGTTAGTGGTCGTATCTCCATGTTGTTTGACAATCTATCTTCTTCACTGCCCTTGATCAAAGCGGGGGAGGTGCAGGCTCTGGGAGTTACCACTCTAAAACGCTCGCATGCCGCACCAGAGATTCCTACTTTTGCAGAGCAAGGCCTTCCTGGTTTTGAGGCAGTCTCATGGTTCTCATTGATGGCGCCTGCTAATTTACCGCCGTCAATTCAGAAGCAATTAAATCAACTCACCTATCGCGCGCTAAATGATCCAGAAGTGAAAAAACGCTTGCTAGCAGGAGGGCTGGATCCTTCCCCAAGTAGTGCTAAAGACCTATCTAAATTGATTGCCCAAGAGTCAGCCAAATGGAGCAGGATAGTGCAGCAATCAGGCGCGAAGTTAGATTAATAAGTTATAGCAATAAGCTAGAACAATTCATCATCAGAAATAAGTGAATTTCTTGTCAGCTTAATAATTTATCGGGCGTTATTGATAGTAAGACTAGTAAAAACTAGAATAAAGAAGTAGGCTGTATAAAGGCCAAAGATAAGAAGGGGTCAATCATGAAACAAGTCAATAAATTCAGCATCTTAGGTGTTATTTTGGCTTCAGTTTTAGCATGCTCAGCAGTACGGGCTCAAGCTGGTAACGTCGCTTGGAATGTATCGGTTGGCGGCGGTTATGGTGGTTGGCGTCCTGCCGCCTATGGGCCTGGCTGGGGTCACGGTTGGGGTCCAGGCTGGCGCGCTAATTGGGCTTATGCGGGCCCTTACTACGGCCCATATGCTGGCTACTATGCTCCCCCCGTGGTTTACGCGCCTCCACCTGTAGTTGCTTACTCGCCACCGCCACAACCCGTAGTTCTAGCTGCGCAACCACAGCCTGCGGTTTGGTATTACTGCGTGGCAAGCGGCAAATACTATCCGTACGCACAAGAGTGCCCAAGTGGATGGCAGACTCAGGCAGCTTCGCCACCAACAAGCAGTGCGCCACATGGCCGCCCACAGTATTAATTTCATTACGTTTTATTAATCAGGATTTGTATATGAAAAGATTGACTCGCGTAGTCGTATTGGCTGCTGTTGCCACTAGCGTATTAAGTGCATGTGTGTCTGCGCCAACGGGGCCAACGATTGCAATCATGCCGCGCGAAGGAAAGCCATTTGAGGTATTCCAGCAGGAAGATCAAGTGTGCCGCGAGTTTGCAGCGAATGCCGTAAAAGATACTAGTAATGCTGCTTTAAAAGAAGGCGCCACAAGTGCTGCGATCGGTGCTGCTCTCGGAGCTGCTGCAGGCGCTGTGATTCAGGGCGGAAATCATGCCAATGTGGGCACTGGTGCAGGTGTTGGCTTATTAGGCGGCGCTGCTATGGGTGCCATGAATTCTGCTGGCAAGCAAAATCAAGCGCAGACACAATACAACATTGCTTACCAACAGTGTATGTATTCCAA
This DNA window, taken from Polynucleobacter sp. MWH-UH25E, encodes the following:
- a CDS encoding SemiSWEET transporter, whose protein sequence is MSLEPYQIDIIGYCAAFLTTIAFLPQAIWSWRTRDLSGISLGMYSLFTVGVGLWLVYGLIIEKWPLILANAMTFALALSILMLKLRHTATKQKKQE
- a CDS encoding alpha/beta fold hydrolase, which produces MKTFRVLATAAVVAILTGLLASCANNSPSSATAAAPATASLYANAAPLDLRLSTWPYPYPTKEFKTSLQGVPASMVYMDVAAKGKQKGVVLLFHGKNFSSDYWAPTIAGLTQAGYRVIAPDQIGFGKSSKPNVPYHFDDLATNTKALLKSLGVNQVSVIANSMGGMVGIRFARLYPQTVQKLVLENPLGLEDYSKDIPPQQNDNLLKLEMAQTETSYRRFLQSYFPNWQPAYEKFVEVYVRVQKGSDYPAYAMTSVLTYQMIAERPVVNDLPELKMPVLLVIGQKDRTVFGRRFAPPEAVKSLGNFPELGKKAQAAIPNAKLVPIDNVGHVPHVEVPDLFVTTVVQFLNQTKN
- a CDS encoding tripartite tricarboxylate transporter substrate binding protein; its protein translation is MRQQLIRWFGVALCASIFTLPAVAQNDAAVKNYPDKPIRLVIPYPPGGATDVIGRIMAQELSKTIGQQVVPDNRAGDSGNIGADMVAKSAPDGYTLLMGALTSHSINSNLDKDKIKYNLEKDFTPVAIVGVVPLVFVVNPSVPVKNMKEFIAYAKANPGKLTFASSGAGAPQRLAMEMFRYQLGLDLLHVPYKGSGPAMTDLVGGQVLSMSETVPAALQFIQAGQLRALAVTTNKRISQLPDVPTITEATGLPNFDVVSMFGIEAPAGTPKTIVNKLSGEIKTILQRPDVQERMLAAGVYVNYLSPAESSKRITREINMWAKVIKDANVKAD
- a CDS encoding DUF5993 family protein; amino-acid sequence: MYMFLPFLTALIGLILVWFEKRLAGLTFLAVTVAILMVWFRFHASSHLNISL
- a CDS encoding fumarylacetoacetate hydrolase family protein codes for the protein MSSAFVIDPPVQISLPVTGDSRRFAVNRIYCVGRNYADHAREMGHDPDREPPFFFMKPANSIVTDGKDMAYPNLSNDVHHEIEMVVAIGKGGSNIAADKALDHVYGYGVGLDMTRRDLQGEAKKMGRPWDTGKAFDQSAPCGEITPVTQCGHPSKGAVKLLVNGEVRQSGDLNQLIWNVPDTIAYLSTLFTLEPGDLIFSGTPAGVGPVKKGDVLEGSVEGLKNLKTKIV
- a CDS encoding disulfide bond formation protein B, whose protein sequence is MSKHSFPSLAALGNQLALLAIVGTLSYAFFDQLYFGELPCPLCLMQRIGFVIIGFALVLNIRCGAHSAHYGWGIIGGLVGMTVSLRQVLLHILPGDKGFGKTFLELHFYTWAFVAYLGLLAGIAILLMLPNRDVRSRSWFANALIIAFILLVLGNLVSTLLECGIGACADDPSKYEGWLWLRSRFNF
- a CDS encoding tripartite tricarboxylate transporter substrate binding protein, with amino-acid sequence MQFSTVAKVAKRPFFKYLLICLALLFGGNTSWAQSSKNAAWPKQAIRIVVSFTPGGAPDILARVLAESMQQNLGVPVLVENRPGYGGNIGAEIVAKSDPDGYTLLIGTVGIHAINGTLYEKMSFDPVKDFTPISFLASTPNVLVVNKKLGVNNLHELIELAKAKPNQLTFGSSGVGTSLHMSGELFKEMAGIQIRHIPYKGRAQSLPDLVSGRISMLFDNLSSSLPLIKAGEVQALGVTTLKRSHAAPEIPTFAEQGLPGFEAVSWFSLMAPANLPPSIQKQLNQLTYRALNDPEVKKRLLAGGLDPSPSSAKDLSKLIAQESAKWSRIVQQSGAKLD
- a CDS encoding enoyl-CoA hydratase/isomerase family protein, yielding MNNSLDTSTTPPCLNLQLDGSIARITFNNPAARNAMTWPMYEELKTICDSLASNPSIRVAIFRGAGDKAFVSGSDIQQFVDLKKDEAYEVAVDNIFSSLQQLPMPTIALIEGLAVGSGLLIATACDFRISTQEARFGIPVARTLGNCLSPSNLAWISAHLGVPMVKKMLLTSELIKAPELLASGYLYQTVEAEEITQAADGLANKLAALAPITQKASKLTLSRLLQSNLPECTDLMRETYNSQDFKEGVTAFLEGRPPKWAGK
- a CDS encoding glycine zipper family protein, which produces MKRLTRVVVLAAVATSVLSACVSAPTGPTIAIMPREGKPFEVFQQEDQVCREFAANAVKDTSNAALKEGATSAAIGAALGAAAGAVIQGGNHANVGTGAGVGLLGGAAMGAMNSAGKQNQAQTQYNIAYQQCMYSKGNQVPSYPAPVSGPGYRQ